Proteins encoded within one genomic window of Zavarzinella sp.:
- a CDS encoding flagellar basal body P-ring protein FlgI, which yields MKRFWLLLLVLPLQGGCFLFDNERSTTTRSQIEEPEPEPGTSRTIRNVAMFDAMEPVHVHGVGLVTNLQGTGSPTPPGDLRTELEERMKKERVANIAELLESDDTAVVFVSGTIKPGTRKNDLIDVEVTLPPNSKVKSLRGGILQRTPLQTFSSTASVREFLKNNEYSPQSVGNRVLRGHESVVAQGRLQPHLQESISEITADEPWKNAYVWQGGQALHSRSLFLSLNTDSQRYVVAETIAVRINKRFLGTEGPDKLAEARQKEVVGVAVPPAYRLNHPRYMRVVAHLPLDQPEGDPEYVKMLTTRLSNPATAASAAIALEAIGKTAIPILRAELKSQYPFVRFYAAEALAYMGESIGVDEIMEGIEQHPVLEAYGLSALAALDDAASIDRLEKLLSNPKPTVRQGAFRALVEIAPQHPVVHARPIGRAFYLHHVPVEGTSMIHVQRHARPEIVIYGEIPKILPPFSATVGPNLTITCRPGDTVATISRYTTDGADPTHVQSTLEVSDVIQQAAQMGITYQEAVELLVKLQNRKAISTTVVFDAIPRLVPIQKLEEAAALDPWLRNEMDLLTDDSPTSSPKKPESWQEQ from the coding sequence ATGAAACGCTTCTGGTTGCTGTTGTTGGTATTACCACTGCAAGGTGGCTGCTTTTTATTCGACAACGAACGCTCCACAACGACACGTTCCCAAATTGAAGAGCCAGAACCCGAGCCTGGCACCTCCCGCACGATTCGTAATGTGGCGATGTTTGATGCGATGGAGCCTGTTCACGTGCATGGCGTTGGTCTGGTAACCAATCTGCAGGGAACCGGCAGTCCCACCCCACCTGGAGATCTCCGCACCGAACTGGAAGAGCGGATGAAGAAAGAGCGGGTGGCCAACATTGCCGAACTGCTGGAATCTGATGATACCGCGGTGGTGTTTGTTTCGGGCACCATCAAACCGGGTACCCGCAAGAACGATCTGATCGACGTCGAAGTGACACTGCCACCCAACAGCAAAGTCAAAAGTCTGCGTGGGGGAATTCTGCAACGCACCCCCCTGCAGACGTTCAGTTCCACTGCATCGGTGCGGGAATTCTTAAAAAATAATGAGTATTCCCCACAGAGCGTGGGCAATCGCGTGCTGCGTGGGCATGAAAGTGTGGTCGCTCAGGGCCGTTTGCAGCCCCACCTGCAGGAAAGTATCAGTGAAATTACCGCTGATGAACCGTGGAAAAATGCCTATGTCTGGCAAGGTGGGCAGGCACTGCACTCTCGCTCGCTGTTTCTCAGCTTGAATACCGATTCCCAACGCTACGTGGTGGCCGAAACCATTGCCGTGCGGATCAATAAACGATTTTTAGGCACCGAAGGGCCGGATAAACTGGCAGAAGCCCGTCAGAAAGAAGTGGTTGGTGTAGCGGTGCCACCTGCTTACCGGTTGAACCATCCCCGTTACATGCGAGTGGTAGCCCACCTGCCATTGGATCAGCCAGAAGGCGATCCGGAATATGTGAAAATGTTAACCACTCGCCTGAGCAACCCTGCCACGGCGGCATCAGCAGCAATCGCATTGGAAGCCATTGGGAAAACAGCGATTCCGATTCTTCGAGCCGAGTTGAAGAGCCAATATCCGTTTGTGAGGTTCTATGCTGCAGAAGCTTTAGCCTATATGGGCGAATCGATTGGTGTGGATGAAATTATGGAAGGAATTGAACAGCACCCAGTGCTGGAAGCATATGGTTTGTCTGCTCTGGCAGCACTGGACGATGCCGCCAGCATTGATCGGCTGGAAAAGCTGTTGAGCAATCCCAAACCCACGGTGCGGCAAGGTGCCTTTCGTGCGTTGGTTGAAATTGCCCCACAGCACCCCGTGGTGCATGCCCGCCCGATTGGACGAGCATTCTATCTGCACCATGTGCCAGTGGAAGGTACCAGCATGATTCATGTTCAGCGGCATGCCCGCCCGGAAATTGTGATTTACGGTGAGATACCGAAGATTCTGCCACCGTTTTCAGCGACAGTGGGGCCAAACCTGACAATTACCTGCCGACCTGGCGATACCGTGGCGACGATTTCGCGGTATACCACCGATGGTGCAGATCCCACCCACGTACAGAGCACGCTGGAAGTGTCGGATGTAATTCAACAGGCCGCCCAGATGGGGATCACCTATCAGGAAGCCGTCGAGTTGCTGGTGAAATTGCAGAATCGCAAGGCGATTTCCACAACAGTGGTGTTTGATGCGATCCCACGGCTTGTGCCGATTCAGAAACTCGAAGAAGCAGCCGCACTTGATCCCTGGCTGCGAAATGAAATGGATCTGTTGACGGACGATTCACCCACCAGCAGTCCGAAAAAGCCGGAATCCTGGCAAGAACAATAA